From a single Fusobacterium ulcerans ATCC 49185 genomic region:
- the rbsB gene encoding ribose ABC transporter substrate-binding protein RbsB has protein sequence MKKFLKVFGVAALLVAVSSAASAAGEKIGLVVSTQNNPFFVTLKEGAVQKANELGYELIVLDSQNDPSKELGNVEDLLVKGVDVLLINPTDSDAVVSSVRAANRSKIPVVTLDRAANGGKVVSHVASDNVLGGEVAGNYIVEKLGGKGKVVELEGIPGTTAARDRGEGFNKAIAGKLDVVAKQAADFDRTKGLTVMENILQAQPEINAVFAHNDEMALGALKAIESSGRKNIIVVGFDATDDAVAAVKDGKLSATVAQKPAEIGAIGVEVAGKIIKKETVQENVPVALELIK, from the coding sequence ATGAAAAAATTTCTAAAAGTTTTTGGAGTGGCAGCTCTGCTTGTTGCTGTTTCATCAGCAGCTTCTGCAGCTGGAGAAAAAATAGGTCTTGTTGTTTCTACACAAAATAATCCTTTCTTTGTAACATTAAAAGAAGGAGCTGTACAAAAAGCTAATGAATTGGGATATGAACTTATAGTTCTTGACTCTCAAAATGACCCTTCTAAAGAATTAGGAAATGTAGAAGATCTTCTAGTAAAGGGGGTAGATGTCCTTCTTATCAATCCTACTGATTCTGATGCTGTTGTAAGTTCTGTAAGAGCAGCTAATAGAAGCAAAATACCAGTTGTAACTCTTGACAGAGCTGCTAATGGTGGAAAAGTAGTTTCTCATGTTGCTTCTGACAATGTTTTAGGGGGAGAAGTTGCTGGTAACTATATTGTTGAAAAATTAGGTGGAAAAGGTAAAGTAGTTGAATTAGAAGGTATTCCTGGAACTACAGCTGCCAGAGATAGAGGAGAAGGATTTAACAAAGCTATTGCTGGTAAACTTGATGTTGTAGCTAAACAGGCTGCTGATTTTGACAGAACTAAAGGTCTTACAGTTATGGAAAATATTCTTCAGGCTCAACCTGAAATCAATGCTGTATTTGCTCACAATGATGAAATGGCATTAGGAGCTTTAAAAGCTATTGAATCTTCTGGAAGAAAAAATATAATAGTTGTTGGATTTGATGCTACAGATGATGCTGTTGCTGCTGTAAAAGATGGAAAATTATCTGCTACTGTTGCTCAAAAACCTGCTGAAATAGGAGCTATTGGTGTAGAAGTTGCTGGTAAAATAATCAAAAAAGAAACTGTTCAGGAAAATGTTCCTGTTGCTTTAGAATTAATAAAATAA
- a CDS encoding NADH:flavin oxidoreductase, with protein sequence MKTIFDKTNLANLKLKNRLFRSAVWENLADNGHMTKELFDLYENLAKGGVGNIITSFSSVLKDDLPAPNMLCIYDDSFIDDYTLLTEKVHSYGANIFLQIVAGGSQGKNNINSGKTIYGPSAHKNPITGIEAVEMTQKDICNLVEKFKEAAVRAKNSGFDGIQIHAAHGYLLSQFLNPFFNKREDEYGGDVDGRARILIDVYLSIREAVGDDFIVGMKINCDDFEDEGLNFGESSWVCERLAMMGLDFIEVSGANPSRTISSPSEESYFKVFANTIAQNTQIPTLLVGGNRSIEGMEEILNNSSIEYFSLARPFIAEPNLVKRWEEGDIRKSKCISCNKCRVPSKKIECIFNR encoded by the coding sequence ATGAAAACTATTTTCGATAAAACTAATCTTGCAAATCTCAAATTAAAAAATAGACTTTTTAGAAGTGCTGTTTGGGAAAATCTTGCAGATAATGGTCACATGACAAAAGAGCTTTTTGATCTTTATGAAAATCTTGCTAAAGGGGGAGTAGGTAACATAATTACCAGTTTTTCATCTGTATTAAAAGATGATCTTCCTGCACCTAATATGCTTTGTATCTATGATGATTCTTTTATAGATGACTATACTCTGCTTACTGAAAAAGTACATTCATATGGAGCAAATATTTTCCTTCAAATCGTTGCTGGAGGTTCACAAGGAAAAAATAATATAAACTCTGGTAAAACTATTTATGGTCCCAGCGCCCATAAAAATCCTATCACTGGTATAGAAGCTGTGGAAATGACACAGAAAGATATATGTAATTTAGTAGAAAAATTTAAAGAGGCAGCTGTGAGAGCAAAAAATAGTGGATTTGACGGTATCCAGATACATGCTGCTCATGGATATCTTTTAAGCCAATTCTTAAATCCTTTCTTTAATAAAAGAGAAGATGAGTATGGTGGAGATGTAGATGGACGTGCAAGAATACTGATTGATGTATATCTTTCTATAAGAGAAGCTGTTGGAGATGACTTCATTGTTGGTATGAAAATAAATTGTGATGATTTTGAAGATGAAGGACTTAACTTTGGTGAAAGTTCTTGGGTTTGTGAAAGACTTGCTATGATGGGGCTTGATTTTATTGAAGTGAGTGGAGCTAATCCTTCTAGAACTATTTCTTCTCCTTCTGAAGAAAGTTATTTCAAAGTATTTGCCAATACCATAGCTCAAAATACTCAAATACCTACTTTATTGGTAGGAGGAAACAGAAGTATAGAAGGGATGGAGGAAATACTCAATAATTCTTCAATAGAATATTTTTCGTTAGCCAGACCTTTTATTGCTGAACCTAATTTAGTAAAAAGATGGGAAGAGGGGGATATTAGAAAATCAAAGTGTATCTCTTGCAACAAATGTCGTGTTCCTAGTAAAAAAATAGAATGTATTTTTAACAGGTAA
- the mscL gene encoding large-conductance mechanosensitive channel protein MscL, translated as MGFFKEFKEFAVRGNVLDMAVGVIIGGAFGKIVSSMVNDIIMPLIGIVTGKIDISALALTIPSPTQGAEPIMVKYGMFLQNTLDFIIIVFCIFIFIKFINNFKKKKEEAPAAAPAPSAEEVLLTEIRDLLKNK; from the coding sequence ATGGGATTTTTTAAAGAATTTAAAGAATTTGCAGTACGTGGAAATGTGCTTGATATGGCAGTTGGAGTAATTATAGGGGGAGCTTTTGGAAAAATAGTTTCAAGTATGGTTAATGATATTATTATGCCTTTGATTGGTATAGTTACAGGAAAAATTGACATTTCAGCTCTTGCTTTGACAATTCCTTCTCCAACTCAAGGGGCAGAACCTATTATGGTAAAATATGGAATGTTTTTACAAAATACTCTTGATTTTATAATAATTGTTTTCTGTATATTTATTTTTATTAAATTTATAAACAATTTTAAAAAGAAAAAAGAAGAGGCTCCTGCAGCAGCACCTGCTCCTTCTGCAGAAGAAGTTTTACTTACTGAAATCAGAGATTTACTAAAAAATAAGTAA
- a CDS encoding pyridoxamine 5'-phosphate oxidase family protein: protein MENTYNESMKVMSELFGKDYHFAMATARDNIPSVRFVDTFFEDGIFYIVTYSNSQKVKDITENSHVSFSRNFHKFNGKAYNIGHPLLPENKEIRSKLIKVFEPWYFEHNNEAHENMCFVKVELEDGFFYKNNVGYKVNFLDKTAEKSEVFYGDEEMTM from the coding sequence ATGGAAAATACTTACAATGAAAGCATGAAAGTTATGTCAGAATTATTTGGAAAAGATTACCATTTTGCTATGGCAACTGCAAGGGACAACATTCCTTCTGTAAGATTTGTTGATACCTTTTTTGAAGATGGAATATTCTATATAGTTACTTATTCAAATTCACAAAAAGTAAAAGATATCACTGAAAACTCTCATGTTTCTTTTTCCAGAAACTTTCACAAATTCAATGGAAAAGCATATAATATAGGGCATCCTCTGCTACCTGAAAACAAAGAAATTCGTTCTAAACTTATTAAAGTTTTTGAACCCTGGTATTTTGAACATAATAATGAAGCACATGAAAATATGTGTTTTGTTAAAGTAGAATTGGAAGATGGATTTTTTTATAAGAATAATGTAGGCTACAAAGTTAATTTTTTAGATAAAACAGCAGAGAAATCTGAAGTTTTTTATGGTGATGAAGAAATGACAATGTAA
- a CDS encoding phosphoenolpyruvate carboxykinase, with the protein MRQEATINRNSITVNFTIKYCNNAESLLDSDGFKRIMTAFLEKLERKEVPVYIYIKERCNTDDNLPEVMTKFFKLLIVLEAEEIATLDEKYARLLESRDTLVEFIERLYTFWRKYERYAVVRNTKRGEGLQNVNFIEAINNFKNLILSTYRQIEEAVMGYKHRVYRQLSAGINAGIILNDTKRSCPSEYSFLEKIPFIETIILQPPFITYPKRNTRTGIFQEVKENPFKDICINTENWFCYPAKVGDSLAFIYFNRYFMSQGIALCNLFELAREEEYMNRRPDILYIYGVKDFENEMKTVFYNDKENNMMIGYANYNEDIDYFGYMKKMILTLHNIRMIEKGKLPIHGAMVNIVMKNGKTFNVAIMGDSGAGKSESLEAFRTLSEKYVKDMKVIFDDMGTFVLNETTSPKAYGTEIGAFVRLDDLDTGYAYKEIDRSIFMNPDKINSRIIIPIASYNDIMKGYPIDMFLYANNYEEGEEIEFFNSAEEAIPVFKAGKRMAKGTTSEKGLVDSYFANPFGPVQNIEKTDVLIEKFFEDMFKKGVKVGQIRTQLGIKGNEKDGPKRAAQKLFDLIKD; encoded by the coding sequence ATGAGACAAGAAGCGACTATTAACAGAAACAGCATAACAGTAAACTTTACAATAAAATATTGCAATAATGCAGAATCTCTGTTAGATAGTGATGGATTTAAAAGAATTATGACAGCATTTTTAGAAAAATTGGAAAGAAAAGAAGTTCCAGTTTACATATATATCAAGGAGAGATGCAATACAGATGACAATCTGCCAGAAGTAATGACAAAGTTCTTCAAGCTTCTTATAGTTTTAGAAGCTGAAGAGATAGCTACATTAGATGAAAAATATGCTAGACTTTTAGAAAGTAGAGATACATTAGTAGAATTTATAGAAAGGCTTTATACTTTTTGGAGAAAATATGAAAGATACGCAGTAGTAAGAAATACAAAAAGAGGAGAAGGATTACAAAATGTAAACTTTATTGAAGCTATAAATAATTTTAAAAACCTTATACTCAGTACATACAGACAGATAGAAGAAGCTGTGATGGGGTACAAACACAGAGTTTATAGACAATTAAGTGCTGGTATAAATGCAGGAATAATATTGAATGATACAAAAAGAAGCTGTCCTTCTGAATATTCATTTTTAGAGAAAATTCCTTTTATTGAAACAATTATATTACAACCTCCATTTATTACTTACCCAAAAAGAAATACAAGAACAGGAATATTTCAAGAAGTAAAAGAAAATCCATTTAAAGATATATGTATAAATACTGAAAACTGGTTTTGTTATCCAGCTAAGGTAGGAGATTCTCTGGCTTTTATATATTTCAACAGATATTTTATGTCACAAGGGATAGCTTTATGCAACCTTTTTGAATTGGCTAGAGAAGAGGAGTATATGAACAGAAGGCCTGATATATTATATATCTATGGAGTAAAAGACTTTGAAAATGAAATGAAAACTGTATTTTATAATGATAAAGAAAATAATATGATGATAGGATATGCTAACTACAACGAAGATATAGACTACTTTGGATATATGAAAAAAATGATATTGACACTTCACAATATAAGAATGATAGAAAAAGGAAAACTTCCAATACATGGTGCTATGGTAAATATTGTCATGAAAAATGGAAAAACATTTAATGTTGCCATAATGGGAGATAGTGGAGCTGGAAAATCGGAAAGTTTAGAAGCGTTCAGAACTCTCAGCGAGAAGTATGTAAAAGATATGAAAGTTATATTTGATGATATGGGAACATTTGTATTGAATGAAACTACAAGTCCTAAAGCATATGGGACAGAGATAGGAGCCTTTGTAAGATTGGACGACCTTGATACTGGATATGCCTATAAAGAGATAGACAGAAGTATTTTTATGAACCCAGATAAGATAAATTCAAGAATAATTATTCCAATAGCTTCATACAATGATATCATGAAGGGGTATCCTATAGATATGTTTCTTTATGCTAACAACTATGAAGAGGGAGAAGAGATAGAATTTTTTAATTCAGCAGAAGAGGCTATACCAGTATTTAAAGCTGGAAAGAGAATGGCTAAAGGAACTACAAGTGAAAAAGGTTTGGTGGATTCATATTTTGCTAACCCATTTGGTCCTGTGCAGAATATAGAAAAAACAGATGTACTTATAGAAAAATTCTTTGAAGATATGTTTAAAAAAGGTGTAAAAGTAGGTCAGATAAGAACTCAATTAGGGATAAAAGGAAATGAAAAAGATGGTCCTAAAAGAGCAGCACAGAAATTATTTGATCTAATAAAAGATTAG
- a CDS encoding HU family DNA-binding protein, protein MKESDFIKLYKKKIKAKNYKETKKKVDLFWNAFFKLLDNEKKIVIKNWGIFEKKSVKSRKVVVPMWIEAGYSKPKEIIKFRAGEGLIKKINKSGENNE, encoded by the coding sequence ATGAAAGAATCAGATTTTATCAAACTTTATAAAAAGAAAATAAAGGCTAAAAACTATAAAGAAACAAAGAAAAAAGTAGATTTATTCTGGAATGCATTTTTTAAGCTATTAGATAATGAAAAGAAAATTGTAATAAAAAATTGGGGTATTTTTGAAAAGAAAAGTGTAAAATCAAGAAAAGTAGTAGTCCCAATGTGGATAGAAGCGGGGTATAGTAAACCTAAAGAAATAATAAAATTTAGAGCAGGAGAAGGATTAATAAAAAAGATAAATAAAAGTGGTGAAAACAATGAATAA
- a CDS encoding DMT family protein yields MKILPICLLFVSNIFMSFAWYGHLKNTKSALIFAIATSWGIAFFEYCFSIPANRIGSQYFTVAQLKIIQEVITLIVFSGFSILYLKQEFKLNYIYAFFCMIGAVYFMFKK; encoded by the coding sequence ATGAAAATTTTACCAATCTGCCTATTGTTTGTTTCTAACATTTTTATGTCATTTGCATGGTATGGACATTTAAAAAATACCAAAAGTGCTTTGATATTTGCAATAGCCACAAGCTGGGGAATAGCATTTTTTGAATATTGCTTTTCTATACCTGCCAACAGAATAGGTTCTCAATATTTCACTGTTGCACAGCTGAAAATTATACAAGAAGTAATTACTCTTATTGTATTCTCAGGGTTTTCTATATTATATTTGAAACAAGAATTTAAATTAAATTATATCTATGCTTTTTTCTGCATGATAGGGGCTGTATATTTTATGTTCAAGAAATAA
- a CDS encoding HU family DNA-binding protein, producing MNKKSLAKLYREMNSKTLTVNESIKEIDIFLETLEEALLIDGEVKFTKVGVFEILIRKPRVIANPITKELMTIYPKKTVKFRISKKNEITK from the coding sequence ATGAATAAAAAGTCACTAGCAAAATTATATAGAGAAATGAATTCAAAAACATTGACAGTAAATGAATCAATAAAAGAAATAGATATATTTCTTGAAACATTGGAAGAAGCTTTATTAATAGATGGAGAAGTTAAATTTACAAAAGTAGGAGTATTTGAAATTCTTATAAGAAAACCAAGAGTAATAGCCAATCCTATAACAAAAGAATTAATGACAATTTATCCAAAGAAAACAGTAAAATTCAGAATATCTAAAAAAAATGAAATAACAAAATAA
- a CDS encoding helix-turn-helix domain-containing protein, with the protein MRKLSINKSELKLLKKIQEKKSFNLEESEDVFNKSEISLKRNIVNLNNYLPEKKKLKIINNTVTAEIDYRDYIDFVHSLSLNDYMISQEERVNLMIVYSFFSEILNMTSLYDNLGISLTTKKKDSKELNNMLKSNELKSEIVAKKGIKVIGNERNYRILIASILSDVFDLDFDDSLINRKANNPLERMIFNYFIVKGAKEISRAKVILNDFLEKNKLRISYSSKKFIYIYIALSLYRINREHNIEDKTVKNIVKINEYNILGDKFEDNFLSYLVSSLDYTASSEPLISEELKNLTKEFIEKVQSRVITQFYNYTQLFNEIYCYIHKSLIRNSFKYSFYDNNIENTKNVYTSLYNIVKESIDTIEEKYGIYFTHQQISAMTLIFRKTVMKNKVLGRNRKKIVIVSNSAIEKIDFFVEILKIYTDVDIVLKININELYLLKDTEYDLIITFSNRIKSLLEFNGYENIKLNFYLGNEDVEKLFSLGVSTGSRKIKVNGFIEEIKEKSDEEIKEILLNKYEHYFLNS; encoded by the coding sequence GTGAGAAAGCTGAGTATAAATAAATCTGAACTTAAACTTTTAAAAAAAATACAGGAGAAAAAATCTTTTAATCTGGAAGAATCAGAAGATGTATTTAATAAAAGTGAAATAAGTTTGAAAAGAAATATAGTAAATCTCAATAACTATCTTCCTGAAAAGAAAAAATTAAAAATAATAAATAATACTGTAACAGCAGAAATAGATTACAGAGATTATATAGATTTTGTTCATAGCCTCTCCTTAAATGATTATATGATATCTCAAGAGGAAAGAGTCAACCTTATGATTGTCTATTCTTTTTTCAGCGAAATATTAAATATGACAAGCTTATATGATAATTTAGGAATCAGTCTTACTACTAAGAAAAAAGACAGCAAGGAATTAAATAATATGCTGAAATCTAACGAACTAAAATCTGAAATAGTAGCAAAGAAAGGAATCAAAGTAATAGGAAATGAAAGAAATTATCGTATTCTTATAGCTTCTATATTGTCAGATGTATTTGATCTCGACTTTGATGACAGTCTTATAAATAGAAAAGCAAATAATCCTCTTGAAAGAATGATATTCAATTATTTTATAGTCAAGGGAGCTAAGGAGATAAGTAGAGCAAAGGTTATATTAAATGACTTTTTAGAGAAGAATAAATTAAGAATATCTTATTCTTCAAAGAAATTTATATATATCTATATTGCTTTAAGTTTGTACAGAATAAATAGAGAACACAACATAGAGGATAAAACTGTAAAGAATATTGTGAAAATCAATGAGTATAATATATTGGGAGATAAATTTGAAGATAATTTTTTGAGTTATCTAGTATCTTCACTTGATTATACTGCCAGTTCAGAGCCTCTTATTAGTGAAGAGCTTAAAAATCTGACTAAAGAATTTATAGAAAAAGTACAGAGCAGAGTGATAACACAGTTCTATAATTATACTCAGCTGTTTAATGAAATATACTGCTATATACACAAATCCTTGATAAGAAACAGTTTTAAATATAGTTTTTATGATAATAATATTGAAAATACCAAAAATGTATATACAAGTCTGTATAATATAGTAAAAGAATCTATAGATACTATTGAGGAAAAATATGGAATATATTTTACTCACCAGCAAATATCTGCAATGACCCTTATATTTAGAAAAACTGTTATGAAGAATAAAGTTCTTGGAAGAAATAGAAAAAAGATAGTGATAGTGAGCAACTCAGCAATAGAGAAGATAGACTTTTTTGTGGAGATTCTTAAAATATATACAGATGTAGACATAGTTTTGAAAATAAATATAAATGAACTTTATCTGCTGAAAGATACAGAATATGATTTGATAATCACTTTTTCAAATAGAATAAAATCACTTCTTGAATTTAATGGTTATGAAAATATAAAGCTTAATTTTTATCTGGGAAATGAAGATGTAGAGAAACTATTTTCATTGGGAGTTTCTACAGGAAGCAGAAAGATAAAAGTTAATGGCTTCATTGAAGAAATAAAGGAAAAAAGTGATGAAGAGATTAAAGAGATTTTATTAAATAAATATGAACATTATTTTTTGAATTCATAA
- a CDS encoding autotransporter outer membrane beta-barrel domain-containing protein, with the protein MLENIMKAVKRKVKKKSLNVTTAAVVGFLLSCPLTMGEGLEITQEAGEKILFNDKVYDKATHPFVYNTFEDNIYSNNMEIVNNGQLGLAIEIADDLQLEIYNNNLISADNNDEAYGIYNSSSKIKKIENNGTISAKGTNSSSGIYNIYGEIESIVNTGEIIVETTASSQSSYGIYNLSSKIGDIVNDGIISAETKGNNSDGYGIYNRLHNDQGTIKNILNNGLVLGKGIDNGLGIRNTGMINNIKNAGIIYGNSLNQSSGVHNESTGVIKKINNSGKIVGTVGSQARGIYNYSGTIKSIENTGIISGEGSRLGAGVAMGPMNSIRSSIKNTSDNETKNISNTGIIYGAGNRGFGIFINGTTIRTIENSGLIAGVGNNDEAYGVQNNFNSSEIDNIKNTGKIMGISANGNSVGLSDNTGVSSITNPIDNLGMIIGKGKSSGTGFRSESIVGDKINNFGIVYGNTYALSANSLGAVGGKNYGLLIGELNNVVIGDDEKEIKNYGIVFKVKSSDKYDVSYRYDGSEDIDVSMFSNERQMKVKNAATSENGSSSFSEKTYEDSIINGITDTIKISGTGNTIKGSVVNAYTSAIKFDDSGDNSLTISGSIINGGLEDKGIAIKGDSKNDELILESGEVEFKDGSSEKINTVINGSIDLGEGDNKLTISEGTVINGEIITGSGNNALTLGKGNLNRSAEQEEINIFNNIKGFDETLINGNITIFDKTYVFDKDLSVAEEKLTAELGDITLENGSNLILKIDGTQKEEGKITGHALHGNTGSISSNGGKLLLDVGKLSVGTIVNFGGTELTDSMKGNEINYALDVTLDSLSLLHNIEKISSEDIKVTIKGNLPVMPYPDDINYNQLNKMYQGILSTDQIKYFNIVSKENLSTFLGYLNNIYAGSPYSYSSELSRKSTGMFRDIVTDNIFKSDIGKWMIYGGLTHVDGGTKDTYFGKGYYTYDIGSSDIETDTKITGAYMLGEYGISDTFTSGIVVGGNKLKSNLSNGSKTNGDTLYVGAYTKKYIGNLKVIAGAGFQYGDYNADRIALNKVASDIAESIIRYSDNYNDVVYDIYLNGRYSNPIGDNLFLEPYATLSYTYLDQDGANEGSKVLAIETDSKSFDYTVGKMGVDLKKVILHSTGKSTLTAGGSYTKILDGAEEEYITGRFKGGRDFDILVAHKNEHSIGLNIKYALELENGVLFDIKGIYTIERDSNNNSGKNKAKEEWIIGTGLGYKF; encoded by the coding sequence ATGCTAGAGAATATAATGAAAGCAGTAAAAAGAAAAGTAAAGAAAAAAAGTTTGAATGTAACAACAGCAGCTGTAGTAGGATTTTTGTTATCATGTCCATTGACAATGGGAGAAGGATTGGAAATAACTCAAGAGGCAGGAGAAAAAATATTATTTAATGATAAAGTCTACGATAAGGCAACACATCCATTTGTATATAATACTTTTGAGGATAATATCTACAGTAATAATATGGAAATAGTAAATAATGGACAGTTAGGTCTGGCAATAGAAATAGCTGATGATTTGCAACTAGAGATATATAATAATAATTTAATATCAGCAGATAATAATGATGAGGCATATGGAATATATAATAGCAGCTCAAAAATAAAAAAAATAGAAAATAATGGAACAATATCAGCAAAAGGAACTAATTCCAGTAGTGGAATATATAATATTTATGGAGAAATAGAAAGTATAGTAAATACAGGAGAAATAATTGTAGAAACAACTGCCAGTTCCCAATCTAGTTATGGGATATATAATCTTTCAAGTAAGATTGGAGATATAGTGAACGATGGAATAATATCAGCAGAAACAAAAGGAAATAATAGTGATGGATATGGAATATATAATCGTTTACACAATGATCAAGGAACAATAAAAAACATATTAAATAATGGCTTAGTACTAGGAAAAGGAATAGATAATGGATTAGGAATAAGAAATACAGGAATGATAAATAATATAAAAAATGCAGGAATAATATACGGAAATTCACTCAATCAGTCTTCAGGGGTACATAATGAAAGTACTGGAGTTATAAAAAAGATAAATAACAGTGGGAAAATTGTAGGAACAGTAGGAAGTCAAGCAAGAGGAATTTATAATTATTCTGGAACAATAAAAAGTATAGAAAATACAGGAATAATTTCTGGGGAAGGATCAAGGTTAGGGGCTGGAGTAGCTATGGGACCAATGAACAGTATCAGAAGCTCAATAAAGAATACATCAGATAATGAAACTAAAAATATAAGTAATACAGGAATAATATATGGAGCTGGAAATAGAGGCTTTGGAATTTTTATAAATGGAACAACAATAAGAACAATAGAAAACTCAGGACTTATAGCAGGGGTAGGAAATAATGATGAAGCATATGGAGTTCAAAATAATTTTAATTCTTCAGAAATAGATAATATAAAAAATACAGGAAAAATTATGGGAATATCTGCAAATGGTAATAGTGTTGGATTATCAGATAATACTGGAGTTTCATCAATAACAAATCCAATAGATAACTTAGGAATGATAATAGGAAAAGGAAAGTCTTCTGGAACAGGATTTCGTAGTGAATCAATTGTTGGAGATAAAATAAATAATTTTGGAATAGTTTATGGAAATACTTATGCTCTTAGTGCAAATAGTCTAGGAGCAGTAGGAGGAAAGAACTATGGACTATTAATTGGAGAGCTAAATAATGTAGTAATAGGAGATGATGAAAAAGAAATAAAAAACTATGGAATTGTATTTAAAGTTAAATCTAGTGACAAATATGATGTTTCATATAGATATGATGGAAGTGAAGATATAGATGTAAGTATGTTTTCTAATGAAAGACAAATGAAGGTTAAAAATGCTGCCACATCAGAAAATGGAAGTAGTAGCTTTTCAGAAAAAACTTATGAAGATTCTATAATAAATGGAATAACAGATACAATTAAAATATCAGGAACAGGGAATACAATAAAAGGTTCTGTAGTAAATGCCTATACATCAGCAATAAAATTCGATGATAGTGGAGATAATTCCTTGACTATTTCTGGAAGTATTATAAATGGTGGGTTAGAGGATAAAGGAATAGCCATTAAGGGAGATTCTAAAAATGATGAATTGATTTTAGAGTCTGGAGAAGTAGAATTTAAAGATGGAAGTAGTGAAAAAATAAATACTGTAATAAATGGAAGTATAGATTTAGGTGAAGGGGACAACAAACTTACAATCTCTGAAGGAACAGTAATAAATGGAGAAATTATAACAGGAAGTGGAAATAATGCTCTTACTCTAGGAAAAGGAAATCTAAATCGCAGTGCAGAACAGGAAGAAATAAATATTTTTAATAATATAAAAGGATTTGATGAAACATTAATTAATGGAAACATAACTATATTTGATAAAACTTATGTATTTGATAAAGACTTGAGTGTTGCTGAAGAAAAATTGACAGCAGAGCTTGGAGATATAACATTGGAAAATGGAAGCAATCTAATACTCAAAATAGATGGTACACAGAAAGAGGAAGGTAAAATTACAGGTCATGCATTGCATGGAAATACAGGAAGTATATCATCTAATGGTGGGAAACTTTTGTTGGATGTAGGGAAATTATCTGTAGGAACTATAGTAAACTTTGGTGGAACAGAATTGACTGATTCAATGAAAGGAAATGAAATAAATTATGCTTTAGATGTGACATTGGACAGTCTTTCTCTTCTTCATAATATTGAAAAAATTTCAAGTGAAGATATCAAAGTAACAATAAAAGGAAATCTACCTGTAATGCCTTATCCAGATGATATAAATTATAATCAGTTAAATAAGATGTATCAAGGAATTCTTTCAACTGATCAGATAAAATATTTTAATATTGTTAGTAAAGAAAATCTTTCTACTTTTTTAGGATATTTAAATAATATTTATGCAGGAAGTCCATACTCATATTCTAGTGAACTTTCAAGAAAATCAACAGGAATGTTCAGAGATATAGTCACTGATAATATCTTTAAATCTGATATAGGAAAATGGATGATATATGGGGGATTAACTCATGTAGATGGAGGAACTAAAGATACTTACTTTGGAAAAGGGTATTATACTTATGATATTGGAAGTTCAGATATAGAAACAGATACAAAAATAACAGGGGCATATATGTTGGGAGAATATGGAATATCTGACACTTTTACCTCTGGCATAGTTGTTGGAGGAAATAAACTTAAGTCTAATCTTTCTAATGGTTCAAAAACAAATGGAGATACTCTATATGTTGGAGCTTATACTAAAAAATATATAGGAAATTTAAAAGTAATAGCAGGAGCAGGGTTTCAGTATGGAGATTATAATGCTGACAGAATAGCCCTAAATAAAGTAGCCTCTGACATAGCAGAGTCAATAATAAGATATTCTGATAATTACAATGATGTAGTATACGATATTTATTTAAATGGAAGATATTCTAATCCAATAGGAGATAATTTATTCTTAGAGCCTTATGCAACTCTATCATATACATACCTAGATCAAGATGGAGCTAATGAGGGAAGCAAAGTTCTTGCTATTGAAACAGATTCAAAATCATTTGATTATACAGTTGGAAAAATGGGAGTAGACTTGAAGAAAGTTATTCTACATTCAACTGGTAAAAGCACTCTAACAGCAGGAGGCAGCTATACAAAAATATTAGATGGAGCAGAGGAAGAATATATCACAGGAAGATTTAAAGGTGGAAGAGATTTTGATATTTTAGTCGCTCACAAGAATGAACATAGCATAGGACTTAATATTAAGTATGCTCTTGAATTAGAAAATGGAGTGCTATTTGACATAAAAGGAATTTATACAATAGAAAGAGATTCTAATAATAATTCTGGAAAGAATAAGGCTAAAGAAGAATGGATAATAGGAACAGGGTTAGGATATAAATTTTAA